The Cryptococcus gattii WM276 chromosome D, complete sequence region CGATCTGAGAACACCTAACGGATTAGCCCAAGACATCAGTCCCGTTACTGGCCCACCACAAAGGAAGCGAGTGCCGGTCATGCGATCTCAGACTGTTTTCTGGGACGATGCAGCCTACGCAGACTCAAATTCTGCTCGGGGTGCAGAGTTTAAGGCTCCGTTGTCGAATGGCTTGACCAGCAACTCGACGCCATACATGCAAGAGCAACGAATTAGAGCGCGAGAAGGACCACCTTTATCAAGGAGTGCAGGGAAGAGCACATGGCTGGGCAGTCAAGGAAGGAGTGTTTCCTATGACGCTGTAGGCTCTGCGGGTGGAATGAGTGGTACCACCACTGCTGCCAATTCACCAGTTGACAAGCCGTTTGGATCCTTGTCGAACATCAACGTAGCACATACCGGCGTAGAACCGTCTGGATTCTTGAGTACCAGCTTATACAGGGATACGAATGAGGGCGCCCACTCCTCTGGGACGGGTAGTTCTGGTAACACCAAACCCAGCACCGGCTCAAGTGGGGAAGTTCGAGGTACGGGGCAAACATTAAGATACAGTATGAGCTCAATCCAAAGTGTAGATGATGTAAAGAGCGGAGCGAAGAAtgggaaagagaaaaagaagggcaagggcCCGAAAGATTTGGCAGGCGCTATTGCCAAGTTCTGGGTTGGCTAGACAAGCATCGTTAAACAGTTTGATTACAATCAATATAATAGGACAATTTTGAGAAGTACAGATACTGTATACACAAGTCACATTCTGTAACATAATATCATCGTACTTCATGCATTATCAAGTTTCATCCTGACGTCGTATGAACAGAGGGCAATCAGCCATAAGGGTCAGGAGTCGGGATAGTCCCATTGAGCTCTTTGGCTAGCCAATATCCTTCCATACGGCCGAGACGTTCATAAAAGAGTTCTGCAAGCCTCCTTTCGACCCATCCTTGCCAGCACTTTTCATGGATTCTTTCGAGTCAAGTCAACGCGCGAACAATTTTTGAGGCGAAATGCAACTTACGTGTGAGCGCCATGCTCGACATGTTCATACTTTGGCGAGATGCGTTCATGACTATCCTACCATTAGCAAGTATTACAACCCAAAGTTGACTGTGGATGATGGTGGGCGAAACTCACATTGGATCCAAGGGAGCCCATGGCCTAGGTCCATCCCTGCTGAAATACTTGTTCATGAGGTTTTGCTCAGGAAAGACTGGGTCATAGTCTTTCTCAGCTAATAGTCCATCCATGATTTCCTCCTTGGGAATGGCAATGAAGAATCCTGCCAAAAAGTAATCTGAATCCTCGACATAGCCTCCATCACCGCTTCCCAGAGCAGCCAGACCGCTCTCAGGCCAGCTGTTCTCGGCTTCCCAGATAGAGTCGACTGGCCGAAGAACAAGGTGATCTGCGTCATAGTAGACCAACCGATCGTAGGAAGTCAGATTGAAGATCCAAAGTTTTGTGTAGACGTCTTTCCAGCGGGGGTTCGTCTGCACCATGGGCAGAGATGTTATGAGGGGCTTCTCGATCACAATGGCCCCCTCGGCTTCAAGCTTTCGAGAGTATGAGGCTGGTACGCTAGGTGTGGTGAGGACGATGACAGGTCGGGATGGGTCGGCGGTCAGAGGATCGTGTTGGAGAGCGAACACGAGAAGTCGGGCAGATGCAAAGTAATATGGGTCTTCGTTGGACAGAAAAGTCACATACGCCTCGCGAGGTGTCCCATTGGGTTTATTTGGCTCGGGATTAGAAGGACTAAGTGTGTTGAATGGCAGAAGGGGGGAAGGTGATAAGGCGTAATAGAGAattgagaagaagaaagaggcTAAAGCCCCGAGGGTAACGACGTTAGTGATGGTCAGAGGTCGCGTGAATTTGATATTGGGAAGGACCATTGTGGCTAGCACTCCTTGCTACTCGGGAGGGAAATTATTATGGTCAATATCGTTTATATCATCCACCAGTTATACCTTCGATATACTTTTGGCATTCTTCCTTTGACGGGGATTCCGTTTCAAGAATACTGTTTGCTGAGTGTCCGAAAGGAAGTATTGAATCCTTTTCTCTGGATTTGTTGGAAGGAGGGGCAGGTCACACTTTCCGGAGAAGTAAGGGCGGTAGACAGAAAATGATAAGAGGTTTTTGTGGAACCGAATGCTAAGCAAAATTTCGACGTAACACTGAAAAGCGAGACGGTGGTAGCCTGTAATGATCCTTTCAAGTTTCGCCTTTGCGTTATCATTATCAATATGTGATTAGGCTTTATTGTATTCGCCTGAGATTGCTTCCCAAATTACATTTTCAGCCTGGGTAGGTTGGTTATAGAGCATCCGCACTTGTCATGTATGTTACATCACTTCGTTTGTCGCGGGGGTTACGTGTCTGCCGCCATTAAGAAGCACCGTATGCGCATGTCGTTCGCGCTGTCCGCCAATAACAAATTAATCACCATTGACTGGATGAGTAAGCTTTAAACATGTTGATAGGGGCATCGCTGCGCTGCATTAGCTGCAGGTTTTTCGAAATGGTTTAAGTAAATGAACGAATGTTTGAGACGGACGAAGACTAACTTTAAGACGCGTAAGGTGGATGATTTGGCTTGGGTTGTCCTGATCTTCGGCGCGTGTAATACAAAATGTCATAAAGCAAACGCGTCAAAGCACAAATGATGGTGTCTCCTCACATTTTTAGTCACCCTCTTTCCTCCCTTTCTATGCCATCCAATACATCTCTAGCATGATCATCCCCCAAAATGCCCTTGATAGATTGCGAGCGAGTAGTTCTGAGCTGAGCGAACTATCATCCGAGGAGAACAAAGCGCCCAAGACGCCAAAAGCCACTGGCAAGAAGCGAGCAAGGCCAGGAGAGGACAAAACGGCTGGTCAGACCAAGCCGAAGGCGAAAAAAGTCAAGGCAAATGGCGAGCCCGGAGAAGCGACAAAGAAAGCAAAAGGTGCGTCGCGTGCGATCTCGAAAATTACGCTTTAGTATCGTGACTCTGATCTTTCTATGATCCGAAAGCTGGCACAACAAAATCGGCAAGTAACTCCAATAAGCCAACAAAAAAGAGCGTCAAGGGAGGAAAGGGAGCTACTCCAGCGGAGACAGATCCTCTGGATGCTACAGCTTTAGCAGTCTCAGCAATCCTGCATGAAGATTCAGATCTCTCCGATATTGAATCCGACATTGAACGTACGAAAAAGCAGGCTAGCTTGAAAGTTGCTCCGAAGAAAAAAGGGATCAAGGTCGCGAAAGAGCCAAAGGAGAAAAATGGGAAAAACGCGAACGGAAAGGCCAATAATCAGACGAAGGCGGCTGGTAAGATAAAGGACAAGGCTCCTAAAGGTGCTTCGAAGGACGCGCAAGGGGGTAAAGAAAAGCTGCAAAAGAAGACCGAAGAAACCAAATCCAAAGATGCTCAAAAGCCCAAACCTAAAGCGAAAAAACCTGAGGTCATCCCGGAACCTCCTATTTTTGAGAAAGTGGTCACACGATTAGGACATGAAGAGGCTGAACAACGTATGGCGGTGCGTATACATCTTATCTTTTGTATAATGGCGAAGCTGAATCGTTTCCAGCTACGCGAATTCCTTTGGCGGTTTAGACAGATTTTATCTATCCCTGAACGTTCATTACCGGCTCTTGACGACTTTGATCGCCCTATTACCGAATCAAATGTTAGGTTAATATCAGGAGCTCTGCTGGATATGATCAAGGATGAACTGGAGGCGTCgaaggatgaagacgatgaggatgtGAGCGCATGTGCAGATGATTGGAGGTCCTGTCACTGACATCAACGCAGTTGAAGGAGACATTGTTCAATTTCCGCGAAGAGTTGCGATATTATGCCGATCTCCCTCGATTTGTGTCCATATTCCAAAGTTTGAGTGAACCCCTCAGCCTTAAACTCCCGCAAGCACCATTTGATCGGAGAGCTGAGGCAAACGAGGCCGCTTTGCGGTCCCTTTTTGACCTGGGGGATGACCAGCGCGCGCCTGCATGGGCAACCGAGCTTTCTGTCCCTTCTCGCCGAGGTGCTTCCCGGATGCCTCAGCCATCTGAAGTCGTGAGAATGCTGTTAGCATTGGTGGAACGAACTCTTACCACGCCAAAAATTAAAAACAATATGGAGGCATTTGCCTTGGAGACGCAAGTGAGGAAAGAGCACGCGAATcttttgaagaaggagcaAACGGCGTGGGAGAATCAGAAACAGAAGTTCCAGGAAGAACGACTCTTGTGCAAGACAGCAGCGGAGACCAAAGCCAATGTTTCTCAGGTGAGTCTATAATTGGTGACATTTTGATGTATGTTAACGATCGGTAGACCACGAGAGAGACTCGCGAACACAATTTACGGTTAGCCCAGTACAATACGAATATGCGCGCTGGAATCAGCCAAACGTCTCTGCGGTTCGAACCTTTGGGCACTGATCTTGATGGCCGCATATATTATGCTTTGAGTCACCGTCCAATTGAGAACGATATGAAAGCTCCCATTGGATGGGGCACTGGCATACTTATTTGGGGACCGGCGGTTGCAGGCAAAGTTGCCGAAGATGACAACCTGCCTCACTCAATAGAGAGGTGGAGCCACTTTGGCAAGTCCAAAGATGTCAAGCCTCTTATTAAATGGCTGGAATGGAGGTATAAGAAGGCCGTCGAGTCTGCTAAACCCAACGGTACTGCAACGGTAACACTTGATGATGCCTCATCCAATGACACGGTAGCTCAACATACAAGTCAGCTTGCTAGCCATGTGCGTTCGCAAAAGCAAGTCCGCCATGAAAAGGATGATGACGCGTCGAGTGCGTCTTCTGGACTTACACCTCCCCCAACGTCCTCTCGAGAAGAAATGATGATCCTTATAAACCCTCCCAATTACACTCCAAGTGCCGAGACATTGGAAGATAGAGGCAAGAGCTTGACAAGCAGATTGGGAGAAGTTGCGGAATGGCTTGAAGTCTTGGAGTGGAAGGGTCTTGGGGAGCCTTAGACAAGATGGCGTGCCAGTCAGCCATGCATCTGTGTATGTTTATAGAGCTGTAAATGAGTGTACGATCTCTTGGTGAATGTGCATGTCCTGGGTAGATCGCACTTGCTCATCTCCTGCAGGGTTTGTTATTAATCTGCGCATTGGGAGATAAGGTTTGAGGTTGTTAAGGACATGTTTAGAAAGTTGTCCGCTTGTTCGCTTTCCACTGGcattcttttttttttgaaTTCACATCCACATCCATATCTTTTATACTCTTGCACAAGTTCAGTCATGTCTATATAACCACATATCCAACATGGAATCCTCAGATCCCCCGCCTGTTTTCGCCCCTACCATTAGCTCCTCTCCCGCCTCTTCCCCAATCCTTTTCGACactttcctcctccttcttcttaGGCTCGTATACTTTTTTATATCCCGCAAGTTTTTGCACTCTACAATCAATCCTACTCTCCGCGACATTTCGCAGCCAGAGACAATCCTCCCATCCACCGTATCAATACCGACTGCGGACAGTTCGCGTCGCGGCGGGGTCGCGTCTGTAAACGAAACCGAGTATTACGAGGAGACAGATGACACTGGTTTTACGCCTGTCTCTTCATACCCAGGTTCTCCAGCACCTATAAGCTTGACCCTTGCATCGTCAAACAACGGCTCTAGACGAGACGATAATCCCGGTTATTCATCTTCAAGTCTCCCTTCGTATCCCTCTCAAGGGGAGAATACCATTGAGCTCCAAGCAGTCGGGCAAAAGCTCAAGGATGCAAGCTCTGGTGTTAGCAGGAAGGTACTCCAATTGAGCCATGGCAAAAGATCTGGAGCCGGGACCAAGAgggtgaagaaggcgaCGCGAGGGTTGCATCGAGCTTCAAGGATCTTATTCTCGGTGTGTTTCGCAGAGGGTTGCAACTTGATCAGCTTGGTCATATTCCATGCGATAGGCGTTTTAAATGCTAGGTGAGCCTAATGTTGCGCTCTCAACTCTATGGCTAATCCCTCTATAGATCTCGCCAGGTCAACTTTTCAGTCTCGCTCCATTTCATCCTCGCATTGATCCTTGTTGTTGTCCCGCTGGTCCAATGTCTCTTGTTCACGTATCGATCTCGAGGTAAGGTCACTGGAGTTGTAATATGTTCCGGCCCCAATTGCTGACAATCTGAACAGATTCATCATCTACTTCAACCACTCCTTCTCAATCATCGTCGCTCTCGTTCACCTCACGCTTGCTCATATCCCTCATCCCATTTACGCTTTACAtgttcctcttcacccGTATCCCGCCTTACATAACCGCTGTACCTGTAAACTTTCAGGTTATCCCAACACCGTCCGTGGACATGGATGACCCATCATCTACCGCTTCTACAATTGATGAGGCTATCGTCCAGTGGTCGACATCTGGGCCTGAGGGGTGGGAGCAAGGAGGTTGGTTAGCTCCTAGTTTGGGCAGGGTCGTCGTTCTCGGCGTAGTCATTTTGGGAAGTTTATCCGGCTTTGGTGCTGTTCGCTCAGCTTGGAACTTTTTCGAGCACCGACGAGCGGGAAGTCACACCCTCACGGACAACGACCTCCTCCAGGCCGAGCGATCACTCTATAGGGTCCGGCAGGATCTGATGTCGAAAAAGGACGAGATTAATCGGTACGTTGTCCCGAGCGGAGAAAGTTCGAGTGGCTGGATGGGAAGGATATTCGGGGGTGAAAACAATCAAAGTAGGTCCAAAACAAATAAATCAACGATTTGAAAAGATGATGTAAACTGATAAACTGATGTAAAACTCAACTCAGCTGCAGCACTTGAGGCCGAATTGAGAGGTTTGGAAACTATGGAGATGCAAGTATCAAGGTCACTCAAGGCGATGAAGGCTCGAAAGGTAACGCCAGATCCCTTTTTCACGGCTTGAAACATGCTCATTTTTTAAATGTATAGAGGCGACAAGATTTCGGGCATACATTCCGCGGACAAATATATAATATTTTAGGCTACGTCTTTGCTGTCTATTGTGCTGCTCGTCTCCTTATGGTGAGTATTGATTGCAAGGGTAATGGACATTTAACTGACCATTGGGCGATACCAGTGTCTGCCATCACTCTTTTTTGCACCGCACACTGCTGAACAAGAATCAGGAGAGATCCCAATAGAAGGCAAGGGTAATACCAACGGTGACTGGATCTCATTCTTTTTGGCGCTTGCTATCAGCAAGTTACCGAGAGACTTTGCCGACATTGATGTGCCTACATGGAGTCGAGGGATTTCGTTGATCTTGACTGGTGTCTTGATCTTGTCGAGTCTGACTCAGGTGATGAGGAGTTTGAGCAAGATTTTGAGGTTGACGAGCAAGACGGTTGGAGCGGGTTTTTTATTGCTCAGTTTGGGACAGCTTTTTGTAAGTCCAAGTGTTTGTCATGGGTGGATGAGCTTGATCGAACTGATGGGGTTTAGGCGACCTATGTCATTTCCCTACTTATCCAATTGCGAACTTCACTTCCACCGACGTTGCCCGAGTCGGACCCGTTTAGCAATCATGGCAATTACACTGGTATGGACTATGATGATCAGTCGTCTATTGATTTGTCGCAAAGAGACGATTCTTTGTTATCGACTCTACCTGATTTTAGAGTGTTTGGGCGGCTTTTTGATATCATGTTCTTGCTCGCTGCGGCTACTACTGCACTCTATCGATACATTGTGTTGAAAGTAGCTAGCGCAGATGATATTGGCGATATTTATACATAGATTTTAGACATATATCCATTAAtctatatatatatatgtatgtAAAATTACCGGGATACATGATTATGCGTTTTGCTACAATAATAAATATAATCTATATCTTTTCTCGCACACGCTGTTCTGTATCcccatccatctcttcgTTTGTATCCGTATCATCCCTCACTTGATCTTCGACTTCTGACGCCGACCCCGATGGCGACGGCGACTGCGACGCCGCGGCGGACGATGGCTCTGTATCAAAATCTGTCCCCCACTCTCCTTGACTCGTATCTCCAGCGCCCGCCTTTTCcccctcatcatcatcatcatcatcataatcatcatcatcctttcGTGTTTGATCCACACTGTTCAACACGGATCGCAATCGTCGTCGACGTTTTGCGTTCATACCCCCATTCTCTAGATCCAGCAATAGCGATGTGATCGTTGGCGCTGTTTTCTTGGGGTTGGGGTTCGGGCTGGGGTTCGGGTTGGGGCTGGGGCCGACGTCTTGATTGATTCGTTCTCCCGGTCGTATGCGATCGCCCGTTTCCATCATGTGTAAATGGGCACTCCTTGCTGCTTTACGTGTCGCAGttggaggtggaggagggggTGGGGGTGGAGAAAGCCGTACCGACCCGCGTGTCCTCGGCGTCCACACATTGACCAAAGGCGGTGACGCCAACGACGCGGGATTGGGTGGGGAAGAGGTGAATTCGGAAGAAGGAATGGAGCGGTAATACGATGGGACGGGAATGGATACGGGGATGGATACTTGGGGTACGACACCGACACCCCGGCGTTTGAGGGATGTGTAGGCTGATCCGGTGCGGGAGAGGGATGTTTTCAAGCGCGGGGTGGGTGTGGAGGATGGTACACGGCGGTGCGTTGGTGTCTGTGTCTGGGTGTGGGTGTGGGTGTGGGCACTGGGCGATCTGGGCGATCTGGGACGAGCTTGACCGATAACGGCGGGTGGTCTGCCGGCGCCCATATCGATATGTAACCCAGCCAACGGCCCCGATCTGTTTTTCCGATGATAATAATCACTTTGGCGACGCCTCGCTTCCGTCACGAGCGGTGTGAGGATGGCGTTGATTGTGCTGCTGCGGCTGGCGGCGccgaggaggatgatgatgaccATGATGATGAGCTGGGCGATCCCGCGGCGGCGTTCGTAGCCGAGTTGGTCGGCGAGGACGCGGAGTTGCGTTTCGATGGATTTGCGTTCGGCGTCGAATGCGATGCGTTGTTGTTCCAGCTGGGAAAGGACGCGTCCCAGGCGATCTTCTTGCCTCATCCGCTATATCCAAACGTCAGGATAGAAACAAacaaaggaagaaagaacaCACCTCTTGCTGCCATCTTCCACGatcttcatcttcccaCTCACCCTTCCATTCGTCCCACCCGACTTCTACGCGCTTGAGCATCGATCGCATGACTTTGGCTTGTTCTTCCATATAGCGTGCAACGAGGGAAGAGTTGCCTTCTAGAGCATTGAGTCGGCGGACGATGAATGCGTAGATGGATTCGGATGAGTCGGAGCGAGGTCGGGTGTATACTGGGGTGGATGAGGTTGTAGAGGATGACGAGTCGTTCGTGGGTGGTAAACTCGAATCGTCACGTTCATCTTCGCTCTTGGAGATTAAAGTTGGCTCGGTGGGTACGGTGGTAGAGGCCACTGGCGTGGCCTCCTCGAAGGCATCGGCCAAGAGTTCCGGCACAAGCCTCCCGGCTTGCTCATGCAAAAGCTTTTCCAGCTCATCCAACTCTTTCTCCCGCTGCTGTTGCTTATCCCGCTcatccctctccctctccttcttttccctctcctGCGTCTCGTTTGCCGTCCGCAcctgttcttcttctcggAACATCTCCTTTTCTCGGCTGTGGTGCAGCTGTTTCTGTTCCCATTTAAACGCTTCCATCTGGTTCATACCGTACACCTTGAGGGAGGATACAGGGCAATAGTACTCCGAGCCATAGTACGAGGGGAAATCGAGACGGATGAAACGGTGGAACGCGGTGGGCTGCGAGAGCGTGAATGTCTGTGGGCCGCGGACGTTTTTGCCGACAAACGACCCGACCTGCCTCCACATGTGTCCTCTGCCTGCTGCGCCACCGTCCGCGCCGTCTCCGTGCCCGTCGTCGTCCTCGCCGCCGACGCTGACCTGCACCTCGCGGACGACACCGCTGAAGAACTCCCAGACGGCGATCTCGAGGGCGTCTATGCGGATCTCGTCGCAGAGCTCGACGACGACCCAGTGCTCGGGGGCCCTGCAGGGGGTGAGCATGTAGCGGTCGCGGGACTtgtggaggagggaggCGGCGTGCTGGGTGAGGGGGGAGGCGGAGTGGATCCGGGCGGAGCAGTCGGGGGAGGCGTAGTTGTATTTGCTGTGCTGCGGCGGGGGGGGGGTTTTATTGTCTGTGGGGGGggcgggggaggggggggggagggggagggaCGAGTTGTTGGCGGGTGCCTGTGTGCGCTTCCATTCTCCAAAGCCGACgaggggggggggggagggggggcACTGGCACCGGAACAGCGCCCAGGGGTCGGCGGCGCTGGAGGGGGGGAGCGCGGCGGcgagggggagggggaggacGAGGGGGAGTGCGAGGGGGAGGACGAGGGGGAGTGCGAGGGGGAGCCAGCTGAGTATCCGCATCGCACCCCGGCGTTGGTGGTGCAACAACTCTATCCATCCCGTAATAATATAAATATTATAATATAAATAAACACCCCGGCCATCGCCGCCCTGCACTCCCCACCactatatatatatgtaAATAATGAACAGCAACACACCCCACTCACGCTCGCAAAAGGTGCCCCATGTGCTACAGTGCAACGCACAACGGGCGTATACCAGAGCACACACAGACACCGCTGCGTCGCTCCTCGACAGTGCGGACGGCGTAGACGGCATGCATGGAGGATGTCCCGCTTCGCGACACACACACATCCACCACCTGCCGATCTATGCACATTTATCGTATATCTTGTATCTGGCGATCCGTGCACTTCCCATGTATCTCTGCCTTGAACAATAAACCCACATTCACACATCTAGCCGCCATGGACGGAAAAAAGACTCTCACACCGCGCTGTAGAGCACTGTCTGGCAAAGATGGCAGATCTGACGAGCGGTGGGATGTCTACTTTCACGCCTTTTTACTCCACGAGACGAAACACTCTGACTGTTATTACTACAAGGGCCGTACGTATAAAAAATTCCGAGTTGTTGAACCGCTAGATAACCGTACAAACACAGAATGGTGGTTCCCCGAGAACAGACGGAATGAACAGACTCTGCACATGTTTGTCGCTGCAAGGTGGGCACCGTTAGAGCAAgtgttttctttttttttttgagATTATGGCTTGGGAATGACTGATGTAAAAGCAATAGTGATATAAAGGTATGCACTCGTCCACGGAAGAAGCAACGCTCATCACTTGGCAGTATTACAACCTTCACCTGGTATGTTTACAATCGCATGTTCACACCATGTTGCCATGGCTAATATCTTTTAAGCCCAACGGCAAGATCATGGAGAATCGTAAGTGACCGGTCAATTTGCCTCTGTTCTTGCTCTTGATTGCTGATAACCATCACAAGTCATGTTGTAAGTGCCCCCAACAACAGTCTGATCGTCCGTCCCACACACTGAATTGGAATCAGCCGGTACGTTGGCCAAAACGATCCCCACCAAGAGGAATGGTTACACGACTATGTCGGCTGTGAGTCACGCCCAAACGTTGGTCAGGTCCAGAAGGAACAAAAAGGTAGCTGATGGATTACGTTTAGATAATCTGAATTTGGTGACGATCGATATGCAAGTCATATACCCGTAGCAAAATGGAATGTAGAATAACACATGTATCTTTTTGTATATAATAGTACTCATTACTCGTACTCATAATCGTTGTGCAAAGTGGAGGTGTCTCCGCGCAGCAACCGCGTTACTATCAACAGCAACACGATCATGTAATTACCGAACCCGCTGCCACATTGTTCAACTCCCATTTTCTCACTTCTTGTCTCAGAAACAACCCCGCCCCACCACTGCGCCATGTATGAGCCGCACCTCGTAGACCTTGCAAACCAGCACAGTCACGATGATCATGAAGGCATGTCCCTCCTCGAAGAGCTGGATAAGATTGCGCCTATAAAGAGCTTTGATGCTTTTCCCAAGGTACGtcttttttccttctctctttccaaatCACCCAAAAGAAAGCTCGTCTGATACAAGAGGGGTAGGTCGAGTCGACGTACATGATAAAATCGAAAAGAGGTGGGGTCCTCACAGCAGTCGTTGGACTGATCATATTCCTACTTGTCCTGGTAAGTCGAGTCGTGCCCAACTCGCACCCCCTCCGCACCCTGGTTGCTGAAACCTTATCCCTTGCGGTCCCTTTGGTCAGAATGATTTGGGCGAGTACCTATACGGCGCACCGGATTATGCGTTTCAAGTGGATTCAGATGTCCAAAAGGATCTTCAGCTAAACGTCGATCTAACCGTGGCTATGCCATGTCGCTGTGAGTGTCGAGTTTTTCGAGTTTTTTGGACTATTGTTCGTCAAGTTGTGCTGGGGGCATATTACTGATGTTtgataataataataataaaaaaGACCTGACGATCGACCTGCGTGATGCTGTCGGAGATCGACTACACTTGAGCAACTCGTTTGTCAAAGATGGGGCAAGTTTATCatctctcctcttccaagCACAGCCCTAAAAGAAAAAGCAGCGGCTGATCAATCTACAGACCCATTTTGATATCGGGAAAGCCACTTCTATCAAGTACGTCGTTTGACACCCTTGTTCCCACACTCGTCAACATTGACTAACAAGACACACACACAAAGGAACaacccttcttccactACCCCCTCCGCCTCTGAaatcatctcctcctctcgCCGCCGGACACCCAACCAACAATCTTCATTCTCAGGTATCAAAcgtctcttctcctcttccccctcttcttcttcttccaatcGGCGGACAGCACAGGACCATACAGCTTACAGACCGACGTACGACAAGGTTCAAGATGGTCCGGCGTGTAGGATCTACGGAAGCGTTCAAGTGAAAAAAGTGACTGCAAACTTGCACATCACAACCCTCGGTCATGGGTATATGAGTTTTCAGCATACTGATCATCACCGTGAGTCAAGGTTTGAGTCATTCCCTTCCCTTCCGTGATGGGTTGGTTGCTGAGTTGGCGTGATGAAATAACAAGTGATGAACCTTTCGCATGTGGTGCACGAGTTTTCGTTTGGTCCCTTTTTCCCAGCGATCGCTCAGCCTCTTGACCAGAGCTACGAAATTACACTGCAGCGTACGTCAAtcccccccccccccacCCCCCACCCCACCCCTCGGCGCACACACTGTAAAAAACTAAAGAAACACTTTGC contains the following coding sequences:
- a CDS encoding Hypothetical Protein (Similar to TIGR gene model, INSD accession AAW46471.1); this translates as MESSDPPPVFAPTISSSPASSPILFDTFLLLLLRLVYFFISRKFLHSTINPTLRDISQPETILPSTVSIPTADSSRRGGVASVNETEYYEETDDTGFTPVSSYPGSPAPISLTLASSNNGSRRDDNPGYSSSSLPSYPSQGENTIELQAVGQKLKDASSGVSRKVLQLSHGKRSGAGTKRVKKATRGLHRASRILFSVCFAEGCNLISLVIFHAIGVLNARSRQVNFSVSLHFILALILVVVPLVQCLLFTYRSRDSSSTSTTPSQSSSLSFTSRLLISLIPFTLYMFLFTRIPPYITAVPVNFQVIPTPSVDMDDPSSTASTIDEAIVQWSTSGPEGWEQGGWLAPSLGRVVVLGVVILGSLSGFGAVRSAWNFFEHRRAGSHTLTDNDLLQAERSLYRVRQDLMSKKDEINRYVVPSGESSSGWMGRIFGGENNQTAALEAELRGLETMEMQVSRSLKAMKARKRRQDFGHTFRGQIYNILGYVFAVYCAARLLMCLPSLFFAPHTAEQESGEIPIEGKGNTNGDWISFFLALAISKLPRDFADIDVPTWSRGISLILTGVLILSSLTQVMRSLSKILRLTSKTVGAGFLLLSLGQLFATYVISLLIQLRTSLPPTLPESDPFSNHGNYTGMDYDDQSSIDLSQRDDSLLSTLPDFRVFGRLFDIMFLLAAATTALYRYIVLKVASADDIGDIYT
- a CDS encoding uncharacterized protein (Similar to TIGR gene model, INSD accession AAW46470.1), yielding MLTPCRAPEHWVVVELCDEIRIDALEIAVWEFFSGVVREVQVSVGGEDDDGHGDGADGGAAGRGHMWRQVGSFVGKNVRGPQTFTLSQPTAFHRFIRLDFPSYYGSEYYCPVSSLKVYGMNQMEAFKWEQKQLHHSREKEMFREEEQVRTANETQEREKKERERDERDKQQQREKELDELEKLLHEQAGRLVPELLADAFEEATPVASTTVPTEPTLISKSEDERDDSSLPPTNDSSSSTTSSTPVYTRPRSDSSESIYAFIVRRLNALEGNSSLVARYMEEQAKVMRSMLKRVEVGWDEWKGEWEDEDRGRWQQERMRQEDRLGRVLSQLEQQRIAFDAERKSIETQLRVLADQLGYERRRGIAQLIIMVIIILLGAASRSSTINAILTPLVTEARRRQSDYYHRKNRSGPLAGLHIDMGAGRPPAVIGQARPRSPRSPSAHTHTHTQTQTPTHRRVPSSTPTPRLKTSLSRTGSAYTSLKRRGVGVVPQVSIPVSIPVPSYYRSIPSSEFTSSPPNPASLASPPLVNVWTPRTRGSVRLSPPPPPPPPPTATRKAARSAHLHMMETGDRIRPGERINQDVGPSPNPNPSPNPNPKKTAPTITSLLLDLENGGMNAKRRRRLRSVLNSVDQTRKDDDDYDDDDDDEGEKAGAGDTSQGEWGTDFDTEPSSAAASQSPSPSGSASEVEDQVRDDTDTNEEMDGDTEQRVREKI
- a CDS encoding uncharacterized protein (Similar to TIGR gene model, INSD accession AAW46473.1), yielding MVLPNIKFTRPLTITNVVTLGALASFFFSILYYALSPSPLLPFNTLSPSNPEPNKPNGTPREAYVTFLSNEDPYYFASARLLVFALQHDPLTADPSRPVIVLTTPSVPASYSRKLEAEGAIVIEKPLITSLPMVQTNPRWKDVYTKLWIFNLTSYDRLVYYDADHLVLRPVDSIWEAENSWPESGLAALGSGDGGYVEDSDYFLAGFFIAIPKEEIMDGLLAEKDYDPVFPEQNLMNKYFSRDGPRPWAPLDPIIHEKCWQGWVERRLAELFYERLGRMEGYWLAKELNGTIPTPDPYG
- a CDS encoding uncharacterized protein (Similar to TIGR gene model, INSD accession AAW46472.1); the protein is MIIPQNALDRLRASSSELSELSSEENKAPKTPKATGKKRARPGEDKTAGQTKPKAKKVKANGEPGEATKKAKGANSNKPTKKSVKGGKGATPAETDPLDATALAVSAILHEDSDLSDIESDIERTKKQASLKVAPKKKGIKVAKEPKEKNGKNANGKANNQTKAAGKIKDKAPKGASKDAQGGKEKLQKKTEETKSKDAQKPKPKAKKPEVIPEPPIFEKVVTRLGHEEAEQRMALREFLWRFRQILSIPERSLPALDDFDRPITESNVRLISGALLDMIKDELEASKDEDDEDLKETLFNFREELRYYADLPRFVSIFQSLSEPLSLKLPQAPFDRRAEANEAALRSLFDLGDDQRAPAWATELSVPSRRGASRMPQPSEVVRMLLALVERTLTTPKIKNNMEAFALETQVRKEHANLLKKEQTAWENQKQKFQEERLLCKTAAETKANVSQTTRETREHNLRLAQYNTNMRAGISQTSLRFEPLGTDLDGRIYYALSHRPIENDMKAPIGWGTGILIWGPAVAGKVAEDDNLPHSIERWSHFGKSKDVKPLIKWLEWRYKKAVESAKPNGTATVTLDDASSNDTVAQHTSQLASHVRSQKQVRHEKDDDASSASSGLTPPPTSSREEMMILINPPNYTPSAETLEDRGKSLTSRLGEVAEWLEVLEWKGLGEP